The following proteins come from a genomic window of Maniola jurtina chromosome 15, ilManJurt1.1, whole genome shotgun sequence:
- the LOC123872291 gene encoding odorant-binding protein 59a, which produces MLYSNQRVTVKMVLLVHCAFLFLFIMECYTLTCRSEHGPKNEELKKVFNNCVRQQQGKSSENRRQSSENEWGNRGENQRNQWERDNRNENRDERMGNRDNKRDRERNKDYRGNSGRNDGTNSNMDENRRDGRYNGNNGRDNRMGNTNGMGKGNSGGRNDMTNGYGTTERLRGQDEFLQSEEYGDASQNNYYASIKPPTRYKREKRVEMNSGQRSQYNPHSQRNNGNRENDNGDGRNSSENNSSNEIDKACVLHCFMENLHMTDDRGMPDRYLVTHALTKDEKNEDLRDFLQESIEECFQILDNENTEDKCEFSKNLLTCLSEKGRANCDDWNGKPSFLF; this is translated from the exons ATGTTATATTCAAACCAGCGAGTAACCGTGAAAATGGTACTTTTAGTGCATtgtgcttttttatttttgttcataaTGGAGTGTTAT ACTCTCACATGCCGATCCGAACATGGTCCAAAAAATgaagaattaaaaaaagtttttaataattgcGTAAGACAGCAGCAAGGAAAGAGTAGTGAAAACAGACGTCAATCTTCAGAGAACGAATGGGGAAATCGAggtgaaaatcaaagaaatcaaTGGGAAAGAGACAATAGAAATGAGAACAGAGACGAAAGAATGGGTAATAGGGATAACAAGAGAGACAGAGAAAGAAATAAAGACTACAGAGGTAACAGTGGTAGAAATGATGGGACAAACAGTAACATGGATGAAAATAGAAGAGATGGAAGATATAATGGGAACAATGGGCGGGATAATAGAATGGGTAATACGAACGGCATGGGAAAAGGTAATAGCGGAGGGAGAAATGACATGACAAACGGTTATGGCACTACTGAACGTTTAAGAGGTCAAGATGAATTTTTGCAGAGCGAAGAATATGGT GATGCCTCACAGAATAACTACTACGCATCAATAAAGCCACCAACGAGATACAAACGTGAGAAACGCGTAGAAATGAATTCTGGACAAAGGAGCCAATACAACCCTCACTCGCAAAGAAATAACGGGAACCGTGAAAATGATAATGGTGATGGAAGAAATTCCAGTGAAAATAATTCTAGCAATGAAATCGACAAGGCTTGCGTACTGCATTGCTTCATGGAAAATTTACATATG ACAGATGACCGTGGAATGCCGGACAGATATCTAGTTACGCATGCTTTGACTAAGGACGAGAAAAACGAAGATTTGAGAGATTTCCTGCAAGAATCTATTGAAGAGTGTTTTCAAATACTTGATAAtg AGAACACCGAAGACAAATGCGAATTCTCCAAGAACTTATTGACTTGTTTATCGGAAAAGGGACGAGCAAATTGTGACGACTGGAATGGGAAACCAAGTTTTCTATTTTAA